The proteins below come from a single Pleuronectes platessa chromosome 1, fPlePla1.1, whole genome shotgun sequence genomic window:
- the gtf2f2a gene encoding general transcription factor IIF subunit 2 isoform X1, giving the protein MSEKGEVDLTGAKQNTGVWLVKVPKYLSQQWAKAAGRGDVGKLRISKKGNQGKGEVSFTLNEDLTVIEGIEAKTASVPREHPFTMQSVGGQLLAVYSENPAGQSEERSDGSSSGAGAGPDKIALEGVVVQRAECRPSVSESYMKLKRIQIEESSKPTRLSQQLDKAVTSNYKPVSNHAYNLEYDRKKKEEGKRARGDKQQVLDMLFSAFEKHQFYNIKDLVDITKQPVSFLKEILRDIGNYNVKGTHKNTWELKPEYRHYHADEKTDE; this is encoded by the exons ATGTCCGAAAAGGGAGAAGTGGATTTAACTGGTGCCAAACAGAACACGGGGGTTTGGCTCGTGAAG GTTCCCAAATACCTTTCTCAGCAATGGGCAAAAGCTGCTGGCAGAGGCGACGTCGGGAAACTCCGCATCTCCAA GAAAGGAAACCAAGGAAAAGGAGAG GTGAGTTTTACTCTGAATGAAGACCTGACGGTGATCGAGGGGATAGAAGCCAAGACGGCGTCTGTGCCCCGCGAGCACCCGTTCACCATGCAGTCAGTGGGAGGCCAGCTGCTGGCGGTCTACTCTGAGAATCCGGCAG GCCAGTCAGAAGAGAGATCTGATGGCAGCAGCTCAGGGGCGGGGGCAGGTCCAG ATAAAATAGCCTTGGAGGGAGTGGTAGTGCAGAGAGCAGAGTGCAGACCTTCTGTTAGTGAAAGTTACATGAAGCTGAAGAG GATACAAATAGAAGAGTCCTCTAAGCCGACCAGGCTGTCGCAGCAGCTGGACAAGGCCGTCACCAGCAACTACAAACCTGTTTCCAACCACGCTTACAAT CTCGAGTATGACCggaaaaagaaggaagaggGCAAACGAGCAAGAGGAGACAAACAGCAGGTGTTGGACATGTTGTTCTCTGCTTTTGAGAAGCACCAGTTCTACAACATCAAGGACCTGGTGGATATCACCAAACAGCCTGTG AGTTTCTTGAAGGAAATCTTACGAGATATCGGCAACTACAACGTGAAGGGAACACACAAGAACACGTGGGAGCTCAAGCCTGAGTACCGACATTACCACGCTGATGAAAAGACTGATGAATAG
- the gtf2f2a gene encoding general transcription factor IIF subunit 2 isoform X2 yields the protein MSEKGEVDLTGAKQNTGVWLVKVPKYLSQQWAKAAGRGDVGKLRISKKGNQGKGEVSFTLNEDLTVIEGIEAKTASVPREHPFTMQSVGGQLLAVYSENPADKIALEGVVVQRAECRPSVSESYMKLKRIQIEESSKPTRLSQQLDKAVTSNYKPVSNHAYNLEYDRKKKEEGKRARGDKQQVLDMLFSAFEKHQFYNIKDLVDITKQPVSFLKEILRDIGNYNVKGTHKNTWELKPEYRHYHADEKTDE from the exons ATGTCCGAAAAGGGAGAAGTGGATTTAACTGGTGCCAAACAGAACACGGGGGTTTGGCTCGTGAAG GTTCCCAAATACCTTTCTCAGCAATGGGCAAAAGCTGCTGGCAGAGGCGACGTCGGGAAACTCCGCATCTCCAA GAAAGGAAACCAAGGAAAAGGAGAG GTGAGTTTTACTCTGAATGAAGACCTGACGGTGATCGAGGGGATAGAAGCCAAGACGGCGTCTGTGCCCCGCGAGCACCCGTTCACCATGCAGTCAGTGGGAGGCCAGCTGCTGGCGGTCTACTCTGAGAATCCGGCAG ATAAAATAGCCTTGGAGGGAGTGGTAGTGCAGAGAGCAGAGTGCAGACCTTCTGTTAGTGAAAGTTACATGAAGCTGAAGAG GATACAAATAGAAGAGTCCTCTAAGCCGACCAGGCTGTCGCAGCAGCTGGACAAGGCCGTCACCAGCAACTACAAACCTGTTTCCAACCACGCTTACAAT CTCGAGTATGACCggaaaaagaaggaagaggGCAAACGAGCAAGAGGAGACAAACAGCAGGTGTTGGACATGTTGTTCTCTGCTTTTGAGAAGCACCAGTTCTACAACATCAAGGACCTGGTGGATATCACCAAACAGCCTGTG AGTTTCTTGAAGGAAATCTTACGAGATATCGGCAACTACAACGTGAAGGGAACACACAAGAACACGTGGGAGCTCAAGCCTGAGTACCGACATTACCACGCTGATGAAAAGACTGATGAATAG
- the gpalpp1 gene encoding GPALPP motifs-containing protein 1: MSSDELIGPAPVLMFGELSDMESDSDDGFAGPALPPGYKRGEPSSSSDESEPEVSVKRAKTSHSAGGGPARAEKTKTKVDDDDYYFGPALPPGFKKTQSSPERLPLLGPALPPGFRRAAYDEDENDDDGGDSEGPALPPGYKAQPSSSEGEEEEEEEVIGPMPTKGPIRDSVAQDFERRAQRMKDKLTGDETPEVVARETWMTELPPELQHIGLGARTFKKKSGPENKDRTMWTDTPADRDRKHRERLEKKLKGEEDEKESVPQVPVKDLKMAETVSKYNESKRAESLMTLHSKKLKAKAKEKVDKPVERRAFDREEDLQVNRFDEAQKQRLLKKSQELNTKFSHSKDRMFL, from the exons ATGTCGTCTGATGAATTAATCGGACCGGCTCCGGTCCTGATGTTCGGGGAATTAAGCGACATGGAGTCGGACAGTGACGATGGAT TCGCCGGTCCCGCTCTGCCTCCGGGATACAAGCGGGGGGAACCGTCGAGCTCGTCGGATGAGAGTGAGCCAGAGGTGTCGGTGAAAAGAGCCAAGACGAGTCACTCAGCTGGAGGCGGACCTGCACG ggcagagaaaacaaagacaaaagttGATGACGACGACTATTACTTTGGACCAGCTCTCCCACCAGGatttaagaaaacacagagttcacCAGAGAg GCTGCCTTTGCTGGGACCAGCTTTGCCTCCCGGGTTTCGCAGAGCAGCATATGATGAGGATGagaatgatgatgatggcggAGACAGTGAGGGTCCTGCCCTGCCCCCCGGCTACAAGGCTCAGCCCTCCAGcagcgagggagaggaggaggaggaagaggaagtgattgGACCCATGCCAACCAAAGGGCCTATCAGGGACTCTGTGGCCCAGGACTTTGAGCGCAGAGCACAGAGGATGAAAGATAAACTCACTGGAGAC GAGACTCCTGAGGTAGTTGCCAGAGAAACATGGATGACAGAGCTCCCACCAGAGCTGCAGCACATCGGCTTAGGGGCTCGAACTTTCAAGAAGAAATCAGGTCCAGAGAACAAAGATCGCACCATGTGGACAGATACACCAGCAGACAGGGACCGCAAGCACAGG GAACGCCTCGAGAAAAAGCTgaagggtgaggaggatgagaaaGAAAGTGTCCCACAAGTCCCCGTAAAGGACTTAAAAATGGCGGAGACGGTATCAAAGTATAAT GAGTCTAAGCGTGCGGAGTCTCTGATGACATTGCACTCAAAGAAGCTTAAGGCAAAAGCGAAGGAGAAGGTGGACAAGccggtggagaggagggcgttCGATCGGGAAGAGGACCTGCAGGTGAATCGCTTCGACGAGGCCCAAAAGCAGCGGCTGCTGAAGAAATCACAGGAGCTCAACACAAAATTCTCCCACAGCAAGGACCGAATGTTCCTGTAA